A region of Lycium barbarum isolate Lr01 chromosome 3, ASM1917538v2, whole genome shotgun sequence DNA encodes the following proteins:
- the LOC132630985 gene encoding uncharacterized protein LOC132630985, whose product MCILCSIQKWSRGVATMLPWLVIPLIGLWALSQLFPPAFRFEITSPRLACVCVLVFTLGWYEVVMPKLSSWRVRRNARLRERKRFEAIEMQKLRKTATRRCRNCLTPYRDQNPGGGKFMCCYCGHISKRPILDLPVPPGLGISNSGILRDLVGNRWMCGQDWLENGNWVGGSFVSKPDSWSKTSGGFLGVDHCLAEKSYSRVFAFACKALTAFFLSIMWLCRKVFRISSSGSDASMDAERRAMMDNRGENGGNCQESKGEKARRKAEEKRLARLEKELAEEEERKQREEVARLVEERRRLRDEKMEAAEKERGKGSPSAKLRDSKREAEKKRQEKKKERDRGSSKSNSDVEELDKRQGKESARNRQSDGDRRHQHKNGPESSKTHSAEVVHGFKGGSSSSHNHGNVGTRYLDRMRGTFLSSSRAFTGGGFFGKSNVTNIPREQKYNTTVDPVHNASRRELSQPDCLPGKLNPNGDDRSMNRPVLIEPQPSTAPKKSWQQLFTRSSPPSSNVISRPSVKPQAEILSPSSQTPAVQSFDNPISFGLPSPFTLTSFPCGPTSCSTTIPSSPRAMHPRIADGTSQLFAEELENFEDPCYVPDPLSLLGPVCESLDDFQLEVDLGFVSDTGLDKPCVVKNVNTSSEMTRPSPIESPISRMRVPEERDAGSFLFPNTPNAQEMRTVPMNVSNNSNDVRTWQMWNSSPLGQAGLSLIGAPTNWRLSTDLNTSNVPPTPPRTMASLFKNDEQLHSVCHPPHTVYTGSCQNGGTLSTVLPGSAESRFSKAPFGTYAGGESQFSLKSEDAAQSEMTYGSPNATATNHPFAPSPPNWAKKEWTSQRRGEDFGSSPMTSASVGGLYSKPNVQSFWSYE is encoded by the exons ATGTGTATACTGTGTTCGATCCAGAAGTGGTCGCGGGGAGTTGCAACTATGTTACCGTGGTTAGTGATTCCATTGATTGGGTTATGGGCTTTATCGCAGTTATTTCCACCTGCATTTCGTTTTGAAATCACGTCGCCCAGGCTGGCGTGTGTCTGCGTGCTTGTGTTTACTCTTGGATGGTATGAGGTTGTGATGCCTAAGTTGTCGTCTTGGCGGGTGAGAAGAAATGCTAGGCTTAGGGAAAGGAAGAGGTTTGAGGCTATTGAAATGCAGAAATTGAGGAAAACGGCGACGAGGAGGTGTAGAAATTGTTTGACTCCGTATAGGGATCAGAATCCTGGTGGTGGGAAGTTTATGTGTTGTTATTGTGGACATATTTCTAAGAGACCCATATTAGACTTGCCTGTGCCGCCAGGATTGGGGATTTCAAATTCAGGGATTTTGAGAGATTTGGTTGGGAACAGGTGGATGTGTGGGCAGGATTGGTTAGAGAATGGGAATTGGGTTGGGGGGTCTTTTGTTAGCAAGCCAGATTCTTGGAGCAAGACTAGCGGTGGATTCCTTGGGGTGGACCACTGTTTAGCAGAGAAGTCATATTCTCGTGTTTTTGCTTTTGCCTGCAAGGCACTGACTGCTTTTTTCTTAAGTATCATGTGGCTATGTAGAAAGGTTTTTAGGATAAGTTCCTCTGGAAGTGATGCGTCCATGGATGCAGAACGGAGAGCAATGATGGATAACAGAGGTGAGAATGGAGGAAACTGTCAGGAGAGTAAAGGGGAGAAAGCTAGGAGAAAAGCCGAGGAAAAGAGGCTGGCTAGGTTGGAGAAAGAGCTAGCAGAGGAGGAGGAGCGAAAGCAAAGAGAGGAGGTTGCTAGACTGGTGGAAGAACGCAGGAGATTGCGCGATGAAAAGATGGAGGCGGCGGAGAAAGAGCGGGGGAAGGGGTCTCCCTCTGCTAAATTACGGGATAGTAAAAGGGAAGCAGAAAAGAAGCGGcaggagaagaagaaagaaagggacagggGATCTAGCAAAAGTAACTCAGATGTGGAAGAGCTGGATAAAAGACAAGGAAAGGAGAGTGCGCGAAATAGGCAGAGTGATGGTGATAGAAGGCACCAACACAAAAATGGGCCTGAAAGTAGTAAGACACACAGTGCAGAAGTTGTACATGGTTTTAAGGGTGGTTCTTCTAGCAGTCATAACCATGGAAATGTCGGTACTCGGTACTTGGATCGTATGAGGGGTACTTTCTTATCATCGTCTAGAGCATTTACTGGAGGTGGTTTTTTTGGCAAGAGTAATGTTACTAATATTCCAAGAGAGCAGAAATATAATACTACGGTAGATCCTGTTCATAATGCCTCTAGGAGGGAACTATCTCAGCCAGATTGCCTTCCTGGAAAGCTGAATCCAAATGGAGATGACAGGAGTATGAATCGGCCT GTGCTTATTGAACCTCAACCATCTACAGCTCCTAAAAAGTCTTGGCAACAACTATTCACTCGATCATCCCCCCCCTCTTCAAATGTAATCAGCAGACCAAGTGTTAAGCCCCAAGCAGAAATTCTGAGTCCCTCCTCTCAGACTCCAGCTGTACAATCTTTTGACAACCCCATTAGCTTTGGGCTCCCATCGCCTTTCACTTTAACTTCTTTTCCTTGTGGACCCACAAGTTGTAGTACAACTATTCCGTCGTCCCCGAGAGCAATGCATCCTCGAATTGCAGATGGGACAAGTCAGTTATTTGCAGAAGAGTTGGAGAATTTTGAAGATCCTTGTTATGTTCCCGACCCTCTGTCATTGCTTGGACCTGTTTGTGAGTCCCTTGATGACTTTCAACTGGAGGTGGACCTTGGCTTTGTTTCAGACACAGGACTTGATAAACCATGTGTGGTAAAAAATGTGAATACATCTTCCGAAATGACCAGGCCTTCACCAATTGAGTCTCCAATATCACGAATGCGTGTTCCAGAGGAAAGGGATGCTGGGTCTTTTCTTTTCCCCAACACTCCTAATGCTCAGGAAATGCGCACTGTGCCAATGAATGTTTCAAATAATTCAAATGATGTAAGAACGTGGCAGATGTGGAACAGCTCTCCGCTTGGTCAAGCTGGTCTAAGTTTGATAGGTGCTCCAACCAATTGGCGTTTGAGTACAGATCTCAATACATCAAACGTGCCTCCTACACCTCCAAGGACCATGGCTTCATTGTTCAAGAATGATGAACAACTCCACTCCGTCTGTCATCCTCCCCACACAGTTTATACGGGAAGTTGCCAGAATGGTGGGACACTGAGTACTGTTTTGCCTGGTAGTGCTGAAAGTAGGTTTTCAAAAGCTCCATTTGGTACATATGCCGGAGGTGAAAGTCAATTTTCTCTCAAGTCTGAGGATGCTGCTCAAAGTGAAATGACTTACGGGAGTCCTAATGCTACTGCTACTAATCATCCATTTGCTCCGTCTCCACCTAATTGGGCCAA